A genomic stretch from Setaria italica strain Yugu1 chromosome VII, Setaria_italica_v2.0, whole genome shotgun sequence includes:
- the LOC101775338 gene encoding E3 ubiquitin ligase BIG BROTHER-related, which translates to MYARRNKSGKKDASVCYMKAPLPYAIEENHGGCFFDDDDDLAEVLQDQEILYQLIQGNKGSSSSRTHSPPSSSYGHDRTSKGRKPEVVKYDYELQLAVDEALARELQEMEGQLAKTSLYDNKGRKPISSSSSDRGHSSASRPPQVVEEDGIDPDNMTYEELQQLGEAIGTQSKGLPESVIALLPTSTCKIRIFSRKEKHEECVICCMAYKNRDRLTKLPCGHQYHQACVAKWLQINKVCPVCNKEVFGS; encoded by the exons atGTATGCGCGACGCAACAAATCTGGAAAGAAGGACGCATCTGTCTGTTATATGAAGGCTCCTCTACCGTATGCCATTGAAGAGAATCATGGTGGTTGCTTCTTTGACGATGACGACGATCTTGCAGAAGTTCTTCAAGATCAG GAAATATTGTATCAATTAATTCAAGGAAATAAAGGTAGCAGTTCATCAAGAACTCATTCACCTCCCAGTTCTAGCTATGGCCATGATAGGACATCAAAGGGACGAAAACCAGAAGTTGTAAAGTATGACTATGAGTTGCAACTAGCGGTTGATGAAGCTTTAGCTAGAGAGTTGCAAGAAATGGAGGGTCAACTAGCCAAAACTTCACTTTATGACAATAAGG GAAGAAAGCCAatatcttcttcatcatctgaTAGGGGCCATAGTTCTGCAAGCAGACCTCCTCAG GTAGTGGAGGAGGATGGCATTGATCCCGATAATATGACTTATGAG GAACTACAACAGTTAGGGGAAGCCATTGGTACCCAAAGCAAAGGGCTGCCTGAAAGTGTCATAGCACTGTTACCAACTTCAACTTGCAAAATTAGGATATTCTCAAGAAAGGAAAAACATGAAGA ATGTGTGATCTGCTGTATGGCTTACAAGAACCGAGATAGGCTAACTAAATTGCCCTGTGGACATCAGTATCATCAAGCTTGTGTTGCTAAATGGTTACAGATCAATAAG GTATGCCCTGTTTGCAATAAGGAGGTTTTCGGCTCGTAA